From Sporosarcina sp. 6E9, a single genomic window includes:
- a CDS encoding acyl--CoA ligase → MNREQLVAPEQYNLVSEFEKYAKNESLKALIYINSKGEKKEITYAALMNLANQAANVFMENGLNKGDVVLVMVPRLIEAYVTYIGALKAGLVVIPSSEMLRPSDIDYRLVHSNAKAIVSYDAFSSQFSEVENMDGVQHFVIGKANNDEKSLTDLLKLASTDFAQPETKSSDMAFLSYTSGTTGAPKGVVHTHAWAYAHLRTTGASWLGIEKNDVVWATAAPGWQKWIWTPFLSVLGSGATGLVYDGKFDAETYFTLIKENNVNVLCCTPTEYRFMAIVENLSSHDLSSIRNAVSAGEPLNQEVVNTFQDNFSLEVRDGYGQTENTLLVGTMVGMEARAGSMGKPTPGNRVEIIDDQGKPAAVGEVGDIAVHVSTPALFKEYLNDPERTSMQFRGDYYVTGDRAKMDEDGYFWFEGRGDDIIISSGYTIGPFEVEEALLQHKAIKECAVVASPDATRGNIVKAFIVLRDPSRKNEEGLAKEIQDHVKSLTAPYKYPRKIEFIDEMPKTASGKIMRVELRKKEQ, encoded by the coding sequence ATGAATCGAGAACAACTAGTTGCACCTGAACAATATAATCTTGTGAGTGAGTTTGAAAAGTATGCAAAAAATGAAAGCTTAAAAGCCCTTATTTACATAAACTCAAAAGGTGAAAAGAAAGAAATTACTTATGCAGCGCTCATGAATTTAGCCAATCAAGCCGCGAACGTGTTTATGGAGAATGGGCTGAACAAGGGTGATGTCGTGTTAGTCATGGTGCCTCGTTTAATCGAAGCATACGTTACGTATATAGGTGCGTTAAAAGCAGGTCTAGTTGTAATCCCAAGTTCCGAAATGCTAAGACCTTCGGACATTGATTATCGTTTGGTCCATAGTAATGCGAAGGCAATCGTTTCGTATGATGCATTTTCAAGTCAATTTAGTGAAGTAGAAAATATGGATGGTGTTCAACACTTCGTTATTGGAAAAGCAAATAACGATGAAAAATCGTTAACAGATTTATTAAAACTGGCCTCAACTGATTTTGCGCAACCAGAAACCAAAAGCTCGGATATGGCATTCCTATCCTATACTTCAGGAACAACAGGAGCGCCAAAGGGTGTTGTACATACACATGCTTGGGCCTACGCCCATTTAAGAACGACCGGAGCGAGTTGGCTTGGTATTGAAAAGAACGACGTCGTGTGGGCAACTGCGGCACCAGGATGGCAAAAATGGATTTGGACACCATTTCTTTCTGTTCTTGGGAGCGGTGCTACTGGATTGGTTTATGACGGCAAGTTCGATGCAGAAACGTATTTTACATTAATTAAAGAAAACAATGTTAATGTCTTATGTTGCACACCGACTGAATACCGCTTCATGGCCATTGTAGAAAATCTGAGTAGTCATGATTTATCATCGATTCGAAACGCTGTATCTGCGGGCGAACCGCTAAACCAGGAAGTCGTTAATACATTCCAAGATAATTTTTCATTGGAAGTGAGAGACGGTTATGGACAAACCGAAAATACTTTACTTGTCGGAACGATGGTCGGCATGGAAGCGAGAGCGGGCTCAATGGGTAAACCAACACCCGGGAATCGAGTGGAAATTATCGATGATCAAGGAAAACCGGCAGCTGTAGGTGAGGTAGGCGACATTGCGGTTCATGTATCGACACCAGCTTTGTTTAAGGAATATTTAAACGATCCTGAAAGAACGAGCATGCAATTTCGCGGAGATTATTACGTGACAGGCGACCGTGCAAAAATGGACGAAGATGGCTATTTTTGGTTCGAAGGACGCGGCGACGACATCATCATTAGTTCCGGTTACACGATTGGACCATTTGAGGTAGAAGAAGCATTGCTGCAACATAAAGCCATAAAAGAATGCGCAGTCGTAGCAAGCCCAGATGCAACACGAGGAAACATTGTAAAAGCCTTCATTGTCCTGCGGGACCCAAGCAGAAAAAACGAAGAGGGCCTTGCAAAAGAAATTCAAGACCATGTAAAATCACTAACCGCGCCATATAAATACCCGCGTAAAATCGAATTCATCGACGAGATGCCAAAAACAGCATCAGGTAAAATTATGAGGGTTGAACTACGTAAAAAAGAGCAATAA
- a CDS encoding NAD kinase has translation MTNRMNAYIYSKHDNDSRSKKSMVEDSLTHEGFTITDDFNTANIIISIGGDGSFLQAVRKTGFRQDCLYAGISTSGKHSLYCDFHYNNLYEMTQAIRDTKIEVRRYPLIEVTIDEHRQFYCLNEFSIRSNIIRTFVLDVIIDDKLFETFLGDGLIISTPTGSTAYNKSVKGAVVDPLLNCFQVTELASVNNNKYRTLGSPFILSGDRKLKLHVHQDGNDFPLMAADNEALGVRKVENLKIELSDKTIKTVKLKDNSFWEKVQRIHL, from the coding sequence GTGACGAATAGAATGAATGCTTATATTTATAGTAAACATGATAATGACTCGCGTAGTAAAAAATCAATGGTGGAAGATTCCCTGACCCATGAAGGTTTCACAATAACTGATGATTTTAATACCGCAAATATTATCATTAGTATTGGTGGCGATGGATCATTTCTACAAGCGGTTCGGAAAACCGGATTCAGACAAGACTGCCTTTACGCAGGGATTTCAACAAGTGGCAAACATAGTTTGTATTGCGATTTCCATTACAATAACCTGTATGAAATGACGCAAGCCATCCGAGATACAAAAATTGAAGTAAGAAGATATCCACTAATCGAAGTGACTATTGACGAACACCGTCAATTTTATTGTTTAAATGAGTTCAGTATACGCTCGAATATCATTCGGACATTTGTCCTTGATGTGATCATTGATGATAAACTTTTCGAGACATTCCTTGGGGACGGGCTAATCATATCGACGCCAACAGGAAGTACTGCCTACAATAAATCCGTTAAGGGCGCTGTCGTTGACCCGTTATTAAATTGTTTTCAAGTGACTGAACTTGCTTCAGTGAATAATAATAAATATCGAACACTTGGGTCACCGTTTATTTTAAGTGGCGACCGAAAATTGAAACTGCATGTTCATCAAGATGGAAATGACTTTCCTCTTATGGCCGCGGATAACGAGGCACTCGGTGTTCGAAAAGTTGAAAACCTGAAAATCGAATTAAGCGATAAAACCATTAAAACGGTTAAATTAAAAGATAATTCATTTTGGGAAAAAGTACAGCGAATCCACCTATAG
- a CDS encoding universal stress protein, whose protein sequence is MTLQYNQIIVAVDGSKESEWAFKKSVGIAGRNNATLNLVNIIDTRSYAAVEAYDRSIAERAQSFATELLEEYRLKALATGLENVNIIVEYGSPKTMISKDLSKKIQADLIICGATGLNAVERFLIGSVSENIVRSAKCDVLVIRTPEDELK, encoded by the coding sequence ATGACATTACAATACAATCAAATCATTGTCGCAGTAGACGGTTCAAAGGAATCTGAGTGGGCTTTTAAAAAGTCAGTAGGGATTGCCGGTAGAAATAATGCGACATTAAATTTAGTGAACATTATCGACACACGTTCATATGCAGCTGTCGAAGCCTATGATCGTTCAATCGCAGAACGCGCTCAATCATTTGCGACTGAACTATTAGAAGAATATAGGTTAAAGGCTTTAGCCACCGGACTAGAAAATGTAAATATCATAGTTGAGTACGGTTCACCAAAAACGATGATATCAAAAGATCTATCTAAAAAAATTCAAGCAGATTTAATCATCTGCGGAGCAACCGGGCTAAATGCAGTGGAGCGTTTCTTGATTGGTAGTGTTTCTGAGAATATTGTTCGTTCCGCAAAATGTGACGTGTTAGTTATCCGAACACCAGAAGATGAATTGAAATAA
- a CDS encoding alpha/beta-type small acid-soluble spore protein codes for MPNSGGNSNQLLVPGVKQAIDQMKNEIASEFGVQLGPDSTSRANGSVGGEITKRLVRQAQSQMNGQQY; via the coding sequence ATGCCAAACAGTGGTGGTAACTCAAACCAACTTCTAGTACCAGGTGTAAAACAGGCAATTGATCAAATGAAAAACGAAATCGCATCAGAGTTCGGAGTTCAACTGGGACCAGATTCGACATCGCGTGCCAACGGATCCGTCGGCGGAGAAATTACAAAGCGATTAGTCCGTCAAGCCCAATCACAAATGAACGGACAACAATACTAA
- a CDS encoding RDD family protein yields MSEKSEFDTNPVVEAPLNELAPEKERIIESNAYQQKLAGFWTRFWAYTIDIIVLYAISGIMIKPIFRAFNLPIENPSFLFFTTYKATILIVLLLYFALMTKYLQQTVGKIIMGIKVVSNDHSQLSWNTIIFREIIGRFISKLLVIPYLLVAFTPKKEALHDIFADTNVIHEDAYEKKAQLHNFVENRGEQLPDGTII; encoded by the coding sequence ATGTCGGAAAAAAGCGAGTTTGATACAAATCCGGTTGTCGAAGCCCCATTGAATGAGCTCGCACCGGAAAAAGAACGAATAATAGAAAGTAATGCGTATCAACAGAAATTGGCCGGTTTTTGGACGCGGTTTTGGGCTTATACGATTGACATTATTGTTTTATATGCCATAAGCGGTATCATGATTAAACCGATTTTTAGAGCATTCAATTTACCTATAGAGAATCCATCGTTTTTGTTCTTTACAACTTATAAAGCGACAATACTCATCGTTTTACTTCTTTACTTTGCATTAATGACAAAGTATTTGCAGCAAACCGTTGGTAAAATAATTATGGGAATTAAAGTAGTATCGAATGATCATTCACAACTGTCCTGGAATACAATCATCTTTCGTGAAATAATCGGAAGGTTTATTTCAAAACTATTAGTCATTCCTTACTTGCTTGTAGCGTTTACACCCAAAAAAGAAGCGTTGCACGATATCTTTGCAGATACGAATGTGATTCATGAAGATGCTTACGAAAAAAAAGCACAATTACACAATTTCGTGGAAAATAGGGGCGAACAGTTGCCAGACGGGACTATCATTTAG
- the rarD gene encoding EamA family transporter RarD translates to MGNEKSGILLAISSYLIWGILPVYWKSIDNVPSAEILVSRVVWAFISTLLLILLLKNGRYLFEDIKKLWKSQLNFWLLFLASVLISGNWFLYIWAVNNGYLVQTSLGYYINPLISVLLGVFFLKEKLSNAQKVAFILATIGVFILTFSYGQFPWLSFVLAISFAVYGLLKKQIKLDALRGLTIETFFITPLALSYYVWLFLDNQAVFLHSDVKTDTLLIFTGVATALPLVLFAKGAQRIPLYMVGFLQFIAPTMMLFLGVIIYKESFGQVDLISFIFIWIGLILFTYSKVIEMVKMKKAAI, encoded by the coding sequence ATGGGAAATGAGAAAAGTGGCATCCTGTTGGCTATTTCTTCTTATTTAATATGGGGTATATTACCGGTGTATTGGAAAAGCATCGACAACGTACCAAGTGCGGAAATATTAGTCAGTCGTGTTGTTTGGGCTTTTATTTCAACACTGTTGCTTATATTACTTTTGAAAAACGGTCGATACTTATTTGAAGATATTAAAAAGCTTTGGAAATCCCAGCTCAACTTTTGGTTGCTATTTCTGGCCTCAGTCTTAATTTCTGGGAACTGGTTTCTTTACATATGGGCCGTTAATAACGGCTACCTTGTTCAAACAAGCCTTGGTTATTATATAAACCCATTAATTTCAGTCTTGCTAGGCGTCTTTTTCTTGAAAGAGAAGCTCTCTAATGCCCAAAAAGTTGCATTTATCCTTGCAACTATTGGTGTTTTCATCCTAACATTTTCTTATGGCCAATTTCCGTGGCTTTCTTTCGTGCTTGCCATAAGTTTTGCTGTATATGGGCTACTAAAGAAACAAATTAAATTAGACGCATTGCGCGGACTGACAATTGAAACGTTCTTTATTACGCCACTTGCTTTAAGTTATTACGTTTGGTTATTCCTAGACAACCAAGCAGTTTTTCTTCATTCAGATGTTAAAACAGATACATTACTCATCTTTACAGGTGTAGCAACAGCGCTACCCCTCGTATTGTTTGCAAAAGGCGCACAAAGAATTCCCTTATATATGGTAGGGTTTTTACAATTTATCGCACCCACCATGATGCTGTTTCTTGGTGTAATCATTTATAAAGAAAGCTTTGGCCAAGTTGACTTAATTTCGTTTATATTCATTTGGATTGGATTGATTCTGTTCACATATTCGAAAGTAATTGAAATGGTGAAGATGAAAAAAGCCGCCATATAA
- the thiI gene encoding tRNA uracil 4-sulfurtransferase ThiI: MKWNELLIRYGELSLKGRNRKYFIRKLKNNIETALSDLSSFEIKSERDRMFLYADGQDDMEEAIKRLPFVFGIQSFSPVAKCSATMEDILKTALDVVGSGETKGKTFKVEIRRTDKSFPFVTNELQQKIGSHVLRNFPELTVQMKNPDILLFVDIRLEGAFLTSKVYPGAGGMPVGSNGRSLLMLSGGIDSPVAGYLLMKRGVAIDAIHFESPPFTSELAKQKVIDLAEKLSSFGASVKLHVIPFTELQQLIVNKIPDGELMTTTRRIMMQIADKVRVEADALGIISGESLGQVASQTLDSLTAINAVTSTPVLRPLISFDKLEIIDLATKIGTYDISIRPYEDCCTIFTPAKPKTKPKLEKVRHYESFVDFDPLIEAAIKERKIYNLPRQEKDVFADFL, encoded by the coding sequence ATGAAATGGAATGAGTTATTAATTCGTTACGGTGAACTTTCATTAAAAGGGAGAAATCGTAAATATTTTATTCGAAAGTTAAAAAATAATATAGAAACGGCCTTAAGTGATTTAAGTTCATTTGAAATTAAATCTGAACGTGACCGTATGTTTCTCTACGCCGACGGACAGGATGATATGGAAGAAGCGATAAAACGATTGCCGTTCGTTTTCGGGATCCAATCATTCAGTCCAGTTGCGAAATGTTCAGCAACTATGGAAGATATTTTGAAAACAGCACTTGATGTTGTTGGTTCAGGTGAAACAAAAGGTAAAACATTTAAAGTTGAAATTAGAAGGACTGACAAATCATTTCCTTTTGTAACAAATGAATTGCAACAAAAAATTGGTTCGCATGTACTTCGGAACTTCCCGGAACTTACCGTGCAAATGAAAAACCCAGATATCCTATTATTTGTAGATATTCGACTAGAAGGGGCATTCCTGACGTCCAAAGTCTATCCGGGTGCTGGGGGAATGCCGGTTGGGTCTAATGGAAGATCACTTCTTATGTTATCAGGTGGCATTGACAGTCCTGTAGCTGGTTATTTACTGATGAAACGCGGTGTTGCAATTGACGCGATTCACTTTGAAAGTCCGCCGTTTACAAGTGAACTTGCAAAACAAAAAGTAATTGACCTTGCTGAAAAATTAAGTTCATTCGGCGCTTCAGTTAAGCTTCATGTAATACCTTTTACCGAACTCCAACAATTAATTGTGAACAAAATTCCAGATGGTGAGTTAATGACAACAACTCGAAGAATAATGATGCAAATCGCTGATAAAGTCCGAGTTGAAGCTGATGCCCTTGGTATAATTTCGGGTGAAAGCCTGGGCCAAGTAGCTAGTCAGACGCTCGATAGCTTAACCGCTATTAACGCGGTCACGTCAACACCTGTTTTACGCCCGTTAATTTCATTTGATAAGCTTGAAATTATCGATTTAGCAACCAAAATTGGCACATATGACATTTCCATTCGTCCCTATGAAGATTGTTGTACAATTTTTACGCCAGCTAAACCTAAAACAAAACCGAAGTTAGAGAAGGTTAGGCACTACGAAAGCTTCGTCGATTTTGATCCATTAATTGAAGCTGCAATTAAGGAACGAAAAATTTATAATTTACCACGACAAGAGAAAGACGTGTTTGCAGACTTTCTATAA
- a CDS encoding alpha/beta-type small acid-soluble spore protein — protein MPNNNSGNSNQLLVPGVRQALDQMKNEIASEFGVQMGPDTTSRANGSVGGEITKRLVRQAQSQMSGK, from the coding sequence ATGCCAAACAACAACAGCGGGAACTCAAACCAACTTCTAGTACCAGGAGTTAGACAGGCACTCGATCAAATGAAAAATGAAATCGCTTCAGAATTCGGTGTTCAAATGGGACCAGATACGACATCGCGTGCCAACGGATCCGTCGGCGGAGAAATTACAAAGCGATTAGTCCGTCAAGCCCAGTCACAAATGAGCGGGAAATAA
- the sppA gene encoding signal peptide peptidase SppA, whose protein sequence is MTTKRWIAIIVASALLVVSIGINTLSYIFSKDVAGFFEELSATSSTGYGQLIIEEGGNDQIAVLSLDGVIQDTGNGSPFFFDGYNHQFFLNQLYEINEDHSIKGVILKVNSPGGGVVESAEIYDAIRTIQENREIPVYVSMGGMAASGGYYVAAPADKIYVNHETITGSIGVIMESVNYAGLAEKYGIEFNTIKTGPYKDIMSGSRKMTNEEHEMLQEMINDSYERFVDIIADGRGMSVADVKKVADGRIMNGRQAIENGLADEYGKAGDVIAAMQEDHNLEKATVFEYTMNESWSSLFGLKAKNLFGGNLESELIGKLLSDYNAPRMMYLYGEK, encoded by the coding sequence ATGACAACAAAACGATGGATTGCTATCATCGTCGCATCAGCACTGTTAGTCGTCTCAATCGGTATTAATACGCTATCGTACATTTTTTCGAAAGATGTGGCGGGGTTTTTTGAGGAATTGTCTGCAACGTCTTCTACGGGCTATGGTCAACTCATAATTGAGGAAGGCGGGAATGATCAAATCGCCGTTCTTTCATTGGATGGCGTTATTCAAGACACAGGAAACGGATCCCCATTTTTTTTCGATGGTTACAATCACCAATTCTTTCTCAACCAATTATACGAGATAAATGAAGACCATTCAATCAAAGGGGTGATTTTAAAAGTGAACTCCCCAGGTGGCGGTGTTGTCGAATCGGCGGAAATTTATGATGCCATTCGAACAATCCAAGAAAATCGTGAGATACCTGTTTATGTTTCAATGGGCGGAATGGCTGCTTCTGGAGGATATTACGTAGCGGCTCCTGCTGACAAAATATACGTGAACCATGAAACCATTACGGGTTCAATTGGTGTCATTATGGAAAGTGTAAACTACGCGGGACTTGCTGAAAAATATGGGATTGAATTTAATACAATTAAAACGGGACCCTATAAAGACATTATGAGTGGTTCTCGTAAAATGACGAATGAAGAACACGAAATGCTACAAGAAATGATCAATGATTCTTATGAACGCTTTGTAGACATTATCGCTGATGGTCGCGGAATGAGTGTAGCTGACGTGAAAAAGGTAGCGGATGGCCGGATTATGAATGGCCGACAAGCAATCGAAAACGGACTTGCGGATGAATACGGTAAAGCTGGAGATGTGATTGCTGCAATGCAGGAAGATCATAATCTAGAAAAAGCAACTGTTTTTGAATACACGATGAATGAGAGCTGGAGTTCATTATTCGGACTTAAAGCAAAAAATTTATTTGGCGGAAATCTCGAATCAGAACTAATCGGTAAACTATTATCCGATTATAATGCACCAAGAATGATGTATTTATATGGTGAAAAATAA
- a CDS encoding class I SAM-dependent methyltransferase — protein sequence MTNTENIFNFIDRYAEKADMLYLEAIIEACNEWIEGTHAPALTNNVSKEEIRRGIQLAVLKGMKQHAQPNHQMTPDSIGLLIGHIASKLAGDKENITLLDPAVGTGNLLFSVMNTLDKNVSASAVEIDELLVRLSAVLAELLEQQVVYLVQDALRPLLIDPVDIAISDLPVGYYPDDDNALNYELMAEEGHAFAHHLFIEQSMNHTKPGGYGIFVIPANLFESEQAAKLHPFFKQKAIIRALIQLPATLFKNVAHEKSILVLQKPFLETKPLKDVLLAQVPNMSDKNAMARFLQKIDEWAEKDLK from the coding sequence ATGACGAATACAGAGAATATATTCAATTTTATAGATCGATATGCCGAAAAAGCGGATATGCTTTACTTGGAAGCGATCATCGAAGCGTGCAACGAATGGATTGAAGGCACTCATGCACCGGCTTTAACGAACAATGTATCAAAAGAAGAAATTAGGCGAGGAATACAATTAGCTGTATTAAAAGGAATGAAACAACATGCTCAACCGAACCATCAAATGACACCAGATTCAATTGGGTTATTAATCGGACATATTGCGAGCAAACTTGCAGGTGATAAAGAAAATATTACGTTGTTAGATCCCGCGGTCGGAACAGGTAATTTGCTGTTTTCAGTCATGAATACATTAGATAAAAATGTTTCAGCGAGCGCAGTAGAAATTGATGAATTGCTCGTGAGACTTTCAGCTGTTCTTGCAGAACTACTTGAACAACAGGTTGTATATTTAGTTCAAGATGCTTTACGCCCGCTATTAATCGATCCGGTGGATATTGCGATTAGTGATTTGCCGGTCGGTTATTATCCAGATGATGATAATGCTTTGAATTATGAACTAATGGCTGAAGAAGGGCATGCGTTTGCCCATCATTTGTTTATTGAACAGTCCATGAATCATACAAAGCCAGGTGGCTACGGAATTTTTGTCATTCCGGCGAACTTATTCGAATCAGAACAAGCTGCGAAACTACATCCATTTTTCAAGCAAAAAGCAATTATTCGAGCGCTCATTCAACTGCCAGCGACATTATTTAAAAATGTTGCCCATGAAAAAAGCATCTTAGTCCTACAAAAGCCATTTCTTGAAACAAAACCCTTAAAAGATGTATTATTGGCCCAAGTGCCTAACATGTCAGATAAAAATGCAATGGCTCGTTTTCTTCAAAAGATTGACGAGTGGGCTGAAAAAGATTTAAAGTGA
- the tpx gene encoding thiol peroxidase — MVKVTFKNDPVTLIGNEVKVGDNAPDFTVLSTDLNPVTLADSKGKIRLISVVPSIDTGVCSKQTQKFNEEASSLGEDVEVLTISVDLPFAQKRWSEAGGVDSLQMLSDHRDFSFGEAYGVGIEELRLLARSIFVVDQDDKVTYVEYVSEVTDHPNYEKALEAVKAATK, encoded by the coding sequence ATGGTCAAAGTTACATTTAAGAACGATCCTGTTACATTAATTGGAAATGAAGTTAAAGTTGGTGACAACGCACCCGACTTTACAGTATTGAGTACTGATCTCAATCCGGTAACACTTGCAGATTCCAAAGGTAAGATTAGACTTATAAGTGTTGTTCCTTCAATTGACACAGGTGTCTGTTCGAAACAAACTCAAAAATTTAATGAAGAAGCATCATCACTTGGAGAAGACGTTGAAGTACTGACTATTTCAGTAGACTTGCCGTTTGCACAAAAACGTTGGAGCGAAGCAGGTGGAGTTGACTCTCTACAAATGCTTTCCGATCACCGAGATTTTTCATTCGGAGAAGCGTATGGTGTAGGAATCGAAGAACTTAGATTACTTGCACGTTCAATCTTCGTAGTCGATCAAGATGATAAAGTGACTTATGTTGAATATGTATCAGAAGTAACTGATCACCCGAATTACGAAAAAGCACTTGAAGCTGTAAAAGCCGCTACAAAATAA
- a CDS encoding acetate kinase: MPIIIAINAGSSSLKYQLLDMPSEVVTAKGQIERIGMTDSTFSIKSDFGKTETEQPIKDHAAAVKLLLDMLISEGIVKSYDEIDGVGHRVVHGGEMFSDSVLITDEILEKLETIAHLAPLHNPANMVGIKEFKKALPMVPAVAIFDTAFHQTMPESSFLYPLPYEYYEKYGIRKYGFHGTSHKYVTERAAEMLNRPLNTTRLISCHLGNGASIAAVQGGKSLDTSMGFTPLAGVTMGTRSGNIDPALIPYIMEQTGKSVEEVLDVLNKESGMLAMSGFSSDLRDIEIEANKGNKRAQLALDVFADRIHKYIGSYAARMGGVDAIIFTAGIGENSDTIRAKVIEGLEFMGVYCDPDLNNIRGEEVYISHPYSPVKVLVIPTNEEVMLARDTMRVAGL; encoded by the coding sequence ATGCCGATTATTATAGCAATCAACGCAGGGAGTTCTTCATTAAAATATCAACTTCTAGATATGCCATCCGAAGTTGTAACTGCGAAAGGTCAAATTGAACGAATTGGTATGACCGATTCAACGTTTTCCATTAAATCCGATTTTGGAAAAACAGAGACAGAACAACCGATTAAAGATCACGCAGCAGCAGTAAAATTACTGTTGGATATGTTAATTTCAGAGGGGATTGTAAAATCTTATGATGAAATTGATGGTGTGGGACACCGTGTCGTTCATGGTGGAGAAATGTTTAGTGATTCAGTCTTAATCACTGACGAAATTCTAGAGAAGCTTGAAACGATAGCTCATTTAGCGCCGTTACATAATCCGGCGAATATGGTCGGTATTAAAGAATTTAAAAAAGCTTTGCCGATGGTGCCAGCAGTTGCCATTTTTGATACAGCTTTTCACCAGACAATGCCGGAAAGTTCATTTCTATATCCACTACCATATGAGTACTATGAAAAGTATGGGATTCGTAAATACGGCTTTCACGGAACCAGCCATAAATATGTAACTGAGCGGGCGGCCGAAATGTTAAATCGGCCACTTAATACGACACGACTTATTTCTTGTCACCTCGGAAATGGTGCCAGTATCGCTGCGGTTCAAGGTGGGAAGTCCTTAGACACATCAATGGGGTTCACGCCGCTAGCGGGAGTAACAATGGGTACACGGTCCGGGAATATCGACCCGGCGTTAATTCCTTACATTATGGAACAAACAGGGAAATCGGTGGAAGAAGTACTAGATGTATTAAACAAAGAATCAGGTATGCTTGCCATGTCCGGATTCTCAAGTGATCTTCGAGATATCGAAATCGAAGCTAACAAGGGCAATAAGCGTGCCCAACTTGCGCTCGATGTTTTTGCGGATCGCATACACAAATATATCGGCTCCTATGCAGCGCGAATGGGCGGTGTCGATGCAATCATCTTTACAGCTGGAATTGGTGAAAATTCAGACACAATCAGAGCAAAAGTTATTGAAGGATTGGAATTTATGGGCGTATACTGCGACCCGGATTTAAATAATATCCGTGGAGAAGAAGTATATATCAGCCACCCATATTCACCAGTGAAAGTGCTCGTCATCCCAACGAACGAAGAGGTAATGCTTGCACGTGATACAATGCGTGTAGCTGGGTTGTAA